One window of Watersipora subatra chromosome 3, tzWatSuba1.1, whole genome shotgun sequence genomic DNA carries:
- the LOC137390769 gene encoding EPM2A-interacting protein 1-like, producing the protein MEAQIKKFVYFTIALDESTDLSDTSQLAIIIRGVGYEFNVTADFLTMSSLHGTTTGKDVYESLLKELAEFSLPLEKMSGICTDGAPAMRQQNGHCVELNSEQYANIVSDLSAEFARRFFQFAETEKKIKIFFDPFSVNPSSLAAELQMELNDLQANKRLKQRHLNHELIEFYHHFFPAGTYQALHKHALRMVSLFSSTYLCEQFFSRMKQTKSTYRTGLTDEHLAQQLRISFSDIKPDLDRIVQEKQCQVAH; encoded by the exons ATGGAAGCCCAGATTAAgaagtttgtttatttcacCATAGCATTAGATGAGAGCACTGATCTGTCTGACACCTCTCAGCTTGCAATCATAATACGAGGCGTTGGCTATGAGTTCAACGTTACTGCGGATTTTCTAACAATGAGTAGTCTTCATGGCACAACAACTGGAAAAGATGTCTATGAGAGTCTATTAAAAGAACTTGCTGAGTTCAGCCTACCACTGGAGAAGATGTCTGGCATTTGTACTGATGGAGCACCTGCAATG CGTCAGCAGAATGGCCATTGCGTTGAGCTCAACTCTGAGCAATACGCCAATATCGTGTCAGATCTATCAGCTGAATTTGCAAGAAGATTTTTTCAGTTTGCAGAAACCGAAAAAAAGATAAAGATATTTTTCGATCCATTTTCTGTCAACCCTAGCAGTTTAGCAGCCGAGTTACAGATGGAGCTCAATGACTTGCAGGCTAACAAACGTCTCAAACAACGACATCTCAACCATGAACTCATAGAGTTTTATCATCATTTCTTTCCAGCTGGCACATATCAAGCTCTACATAAACATGCTCTCCGAATGGTCAGCCTCTTCAGCTCTACCTACTTATGTGAGCAGTTCTTCAGTCGCATGAAGCAAACCAAAAGCACATACCGCACCGGACTAACTGATGAGCATCTAGCTCAGCAGCTCAGGATCTCATTTTCAGACATTAAACCTGACCTAGACAGGATTGTACAAGAAAAGCAGTGCCAAGTGGCTCACTGA